The sequence below is a genomic window from Desulfobulbus oligotrophicus.
GCAGTCCATCCGCAAACGCTCAAGGCATTTGGTATAAAACAACCGGTTCTTTTCCTTGAAATTGATCTGCACCATCTGCTGTGCCTGACACAGATCCCAAAACAATTCACTCCCCTTCCCAAGTACCCGTCAATAAAACGTGATGTCAGTCTTGTTGTCCCAGACTCAGTGGCAGCCGGTGCTCTTCTTACGGCAATCGAAAACAAACGACAGAAATATCTTGAATCTATACAGATTTTTGATGTATACCAAGGGAAACCAATTCAGACCGGTTTTAAAAGTGTGGCACTGTCCCTGACATACCGATCCGCGACCGCAACCCTTGATGATCAATCGGTCGATAAACTGCACGACAAAATCATAGCTTTTCTGATGTCTGAATTTAATGCTGCCTACCGGGAAGGAATGTAAAGATATGAAGAGAAAAAATGTAACCAGAAAAGAACTTGCTATTGCCATTAATAGCAAGGTAGGCATTTCCCAGCGTAATGCTGCTGAGATAGTGGACACTGTCTTCTCGACCATGAAAAAAACGCTGACAGCAGGGGAATCCATCAAACTGGTTCAATTCGGAACGTTGACAGTGCGTGACAAAAGTCCACGGCGTGGTCGTAATCCGCGTACCGGTGAATCAATGACTATAACCAAACGTCAGATGGTCTCTTTCCGTCCCAGTAAACGATTGCGGGAACGCTTAAATAAATAGTTTTTATCGAAGACCGATTAACGCTTCCTGACTATTGAACGGGGTGGTTCACCAAGAGCAGTACCTCACAGACAGCAAACAGGAGTGTCAGGTTAATGTGAAACACGAAACTCAGAGTTTCCCGAATATTCCGGATAAAATTTATTTCCGGATCGGTGAAGTTAGTCAGCTGGTGGGTGTGGATACTCATGTGCTGAGATACTGGGAATCTGAATTTTCGCTGATCAAACCCTTCCGAGGCCCATCAAAACAACGGTTATACAGACGTCGGGATGTCAAAAATTTACTCCGGATCAAATACTTACTTCACGAAGAAGGCTATACGATCTCTGGAGCTCGAAAGTACATCAAACGCTTGACTGATAGGGGGTACGACCTGGCAAAGATGAGCTGGGGCGATCCTGACTCTACCCCGGATACCCTTCTATTTGAAATCAAGCAGGAGTTGCAGGTTATTCTTGAAAAACTGGAGAGAGGAAAAAAAACTGACTCATAACTTAAGGTTGACAGTTCTCTAGCATCAGTGATACATACACTCTCGACAATACATCGGAACGTAGCGCAGTCTGGTAGCGCACCTGAATGGGGTTCAGGGGGCCGGAGGTTCAAATCCTCTCGTTCCGACCAATAAAAACAAGGGGTTAGGCGACATAAAGCGCCTCACCCCCTTTTCTTTTTGGCGTAAACAGAGAAACTGGGCTTTTTGTGTCAACTTATTGTTTTTTGGTTGTTAGTCGTAATTTCAACTCGTTGTCGCTCGTTGCTCCACATTTAATTTTACGCCAAATTTTACGCCAAATTTTACGCCATGGCCACGATCAGAAAACGGTCAGGACGACACGGCACCGCTTACCGGGCAGAGGTCTGTGTCAAGGGTAGGCGGGAGTCGGCCACTTTCGATACGCTCTCTCTGGCGGCAGCGTGGGCGGAAGAGACAGAGGCTCTACTTCGTGCAGGGGGAGCGCTACCTGGCGAAGCACCTCCCGGCGACATGGAGTTTGCCGCGGCAGTCGAAAAATATATATTTGCCGTAGCGCCCAGAAAAAAACAGAACACCCGTCGCCTAAAGATCGACAAAAATGGCGAACGCCTGCTCGTGAGCGACAACCCAGCCTACGACCCCGTCAAACCCAACGGTGAATATAGAATTATCGGCGTGGCTATAAACTGGGTGCGACTGGGAAAGCTCTGAAACGACGGAAAATTATCGAAAGGTTAAGCCATGATACCGTTTCATCAAGCATGCCTGTTTGTTTTCGCAATTGTATGTTCGGCTTCGGTCGCACTCCTTCATGGCAGCGCAAATTGTTCCTCATACACTGACATATCCATCGAAACACAACGAGCCGCTGAAGGGATTTTATTAAGGCATCCTGAACTAGCCACCAACGATGCGCTGATGGAAAAAATGCTATCAATCATTCAACACTACGAGAGGCTGGGTAACACCAGGAACCAAGCTATCTCCCGCGCAGAAAACGATATGATCAGAAACGGCCTCTTGTTGAGCGAAAAAGAGCGTCAGCGCCGAGCTGCAATGAACGGTAAAGAGCAAGAACGGGCTGTTTCTGGCGTTATAGAAAGCAGGATTGATGGCGATTTCAACGGCTGGGAAGGTGAAACTATCGTACGTTTAAGCAACGGACAGATATGGGAACAAGATCAATATTATTACGAATACCGTTATGCCTATATGCCGAAAGTCATTGTTTTTATCAGCGATGGAAGGTGGAAGATGCTGGTTGACGGAACATCTCGGGCGGTTCCGGTGGCCAGGTTGAAGTAGAAGAACATATCAAACCTTACTTAATCTAGGCAGAGGCGCATGGAATACAATTTCGACCCCTCGGTAGATTATTACGCAAGGCTGGGACTATCCCCTCAAGCTGAGGAGAACGTCATTAAGGCCGCATACAGGGCCTTGTCCCAGAAATACCATCCCGACAAAAATGGCGGGGACAACAGTCGAATGCAGGAGCTCAACGAAGCATACGCCATTTTGTCAACGCATGAATCTAAGGCGGCCTACGATGAAGCCAGGAAATCATTCAACAATACCTATAGAGGGAATGGTTTTTCAACTGAGAACCATAGTAACGGAAACCATGGGACAGGCAAACCTGATGCAAAGGCCACAGTAACAGCGCCTCGCTGGTCTCGTTTTTTTGCTAGAATTTTTGACTTATGGCTTGAAGTCCTGGTCGTATCCTTGGTGGTAGGGCTTGTTGCTGGCTACATCTTTCCATCGTTCTGGGCGTGGCTGGAAAAGCCAGGAGCGGACGCGGTTTTGGGAATTATTACAATGCCGGTTGCCCTCGTGCTGGATGCCGTCATTTTTTCCATATTCGGAAATACCCCAGGAAAAGCTATCCTTGGCTTGAGAATATTAACAAAAGACGGACAGGTCCTCAGTTTCGCTCAATACCTACAAAGAAACTTGTCAGTGTGGGTCTATGGGCTTGGGCTTGGAATTCCCATTGTGAACCTGTTCACAATGGCTGCGCAAGGTAATCGTCTCAAAAAAGGAATGCCAACCAAATATGATGAGCAATCAGGGTATACAGTTCAAACGGGAGATACCACTTGGATTCGAAGGTCTGTTTTTGGCGTTTCTGTTATATCATTGTTATTTCTTATCTCTATTTTCAACACCATAAAAAAGGGAAACAAAGAATACAGACATGACGAATCTTTAGAAACAACAACTCAAAGCAAAAATATTGATAGAATGATTGACGATATTTTTGATACAGACAATAAACAAAAAACAAAACAAAATCATTTAGATCAATCTAAAATACAAAATAACAGTGGAGATTACAGCGATCCAGAAAAAAGATCGGAAAGAATAATAAATTTATACAACGCAGGGGACTATACTGAAGTAGTAAAAGAAGCAGAATCAGGAGATTTCCTTAAAAACGTTTCAAATATAATAGGTATATCCATGTACAATACAGGTCAATTCAAAAGATCCTTGTACATGTTTCTGGATGCAGAAGAATTGTATCCAGATGATTTTGCAATAAAGTGCAATCTTGGCGACTCGTACCTGAAAAATGGAAACTTATCTATGGCTCTGTGCAAGTATATCGAGGCGCAAAACATCAATCCTGATAATGAATATATTAATAACAAAATAAGATACATAGAAAGTAATGTTGACTTTTCATCTTTTGGATACAAAATGAGGCCCATAGACATTGAATTAAAAAAGGTTGAGGCGCAAAGTGTATTTAATTTTCTTGAGCAAATTAATTATCATGAAAGAATAACTGAAATCAAAATAATTTATAAGGGAAATTCTTCAAAACTAGCAGGCTGTTGAAAAACAGGAAAATACGAGACAAGGGTTGTTTATTTGCCCTTCGATAGCTCTTTGACAGTGAGCCCTTGGCCGTTTGTTTGTCATGATGTGTTGCCGGTTTTCATCTTCCGAGGCGCTTCAAGCCGCTCTGATGAGGATTTCCCCTCTTATCCAGAGGTAACTACCCCCAGATTACGCATTCGGACCATGTTGTAGGCTGCCGCAGAGAGCGTGAACAGCCAGTCTATCTTTTCCACGCCTTTGTATCTGGCTTTGCGTAACCAGGCGACGGTCTTCATCCAGCCAAATATCTCTTCCACCCGTTTGCGTTTTTTCCGGCTCACAGCATAACCTGCATGACGGGTGGTCCGGCCATCGATGGCGGAGCCTTTGACTTTCTGCGCTACATGTGGAGTAACGGTCAGGATGCGCAGGTCATCGACGAACTCCTTGCAGTCATACCCTTTGTCCGCGCCGATGGTGACTCGATGTGTGCCCGGAATATCCGAAGCCATGGAAAGGGCGGCCTCGCGCTCCGCCGTCCCGGTTGCCTGGGTCAGGCGGGTATCGACGACCAAACCGTTCCGATTTTCCATCAGCACATGCCCCATGAAGCAGAGCCTGGCCTCCTTGCCTTTTCCTTTTCTGAACAGCCGGGATTCTGGATCGGTGACCGATGCGTGCGTGTCATTGCGACGCTTTTTCCCGTGGAAATCCACTGCCGGATTGCGGTTGCCGCCGGTAGAGACCGGAGGCTCCTCATC
It includes:
- a CDS encoding integration host factor subunit alpha translates to MKRKNVTRKELAIAINSKVGISQRNAAEIVDTVFSTMKKTLTAGESIKLVQFGTLTVRDKSPRRGRNPRTGESMTITKRQMVSFRPSKRLRERLNK
- a CDS encoding MerR family transcriptional regulator, with the translated sequence MKHETQSFPNIPDKIYFRIGEVSQLVGVDTHVLRYWESEFSLIKPFRGPSKQRLYRRRDVKNLLRIKYLLHEEGYTISGARKYIKRLTDRGYDLAKMSWGDPDSTPDTLLFEIKQELQVILEKLERGKKTDS
- a CDS encoding S24/S26 family peptidase, which produces MATIRKRSGRHGTAYRAEVCVKGRRESATFDTLSLAAAWAEETEALLRAGGALPGEAPPGDMEFAAAVEKYIFAVAPRKKQNTRRLKIDKNGERLLVSDNPAYDPVKPNGEYRIIGVAINWVRLGKL
- a CDS encoding DnaJ domain-containing protein, with translation MEYNFDPSVDYYARLGLSPQAEENVIKAAYRALSQKYHPDKNGGDNSRMQELNEAYAILSTHESKAAYDEARKSFNNTYRGNGFSTENHSNGNHGTGKPDAKATVTAPRWSRFFARIFDLWLEVLVVSLVVGLVAGYIFPSFWAWLEKPGADAVLGIITMPVALVLDAVIFSIFGNTPGKAILGLRILTKDGQVLSFAQYLQRNLSVWVYGLGLGIPIVNLFTMAAQGNRLKKGMPTKYDEQSGYTVQTGDTTWIRRSVFGVSVISLLFLISIFNTIKKGNKEYRHDESLETTTQSKNIDRMIDDIFDTDNKQKTKQNHLDQSKIQNNSGDYSDPEKRSERIINLYNAGDYTEVVKEAESGDFLKNVSNIIGISMYNTGQFKRSLYMFLDAEELYPDDFAIKCNLGDSYLKNGNLSMALCKYIEAQNINPDNEYINNKIRYIESNVDFSSFGYKMRPIDIELKKVEAQSVFNFLEQINYHERITEIKIIYKGNSSKLAGC
- a CDS encoding IS5 family transposase produces the protein MRGPDIQQQKLFSYLSPESRVPQTHPLRPIRIMADKALKELSPVFRELYSRTGRPSIPPEQLLRSLLLQILYSIRSERMLVEQLDYNLLFRWFVGLSMDEAIWDHSVYSKNRERILHSDLAVMFLRSICSQAEAAGLLSDDHFTVDGTLIETWASLKSFRPKDEEPPVSTGGNRNPAVDFHGKKRRNDTHASVTDPESRLFRKGKGKEARLCFMGHVLMENRNGLVVDTRLTQATGTAEREAALSMASDIPGTHRVTIGADKGYDCKEFVDDLRILTVTPHVAQKVKGSAIDGRTTRHAGYAVSRKKRKRVEEIFGWMKTVAWLRKARYKGVEKIDWLFTLSAAAYNMVRMRNLGVVTSG